One part of the Parabacteroides distasonis ATCC 8503 genome encodes these proteins:
- the bglX gene encoding beta-glucosidase BglX translates to MRKIILSFAACLALAAYGQKPVQDTRAMDTFIDQLMGKMTLDEKIGQLNLSGGGVPGILSGSEGADETIRRGWLGATGGSELETFRKLQEIAVKESRLGIPLLFGLDVIHGYHTIFPIPLALSCSWDTTLIEQSARIAAIEASSNGVTWTYSPMVDIARDARWGRIAEGSGEDPWWGGKIAAAMVRGYQGDDLTKENTILSCLKHFALYGASEAGRDYNTVDMSRIKMFNEYFPPYKAAVEAGCATVMSSFNLVEAIPATGNRWLLTDLLRDQWGFNGFVVSDYNSIGEMTNHGLGDTQTVSALALHAGLDMDMMTNGYITTLKKSLEEGRVSQADIDQACRRVLEAKYKLGLFEDPYRYLDADRAKKNTFTDEHMNTARHIAGKSIVLLKNDKGLLPLRKTGTIAVVGPLADKKVELFGTWCGIDTAKSASVVQAVKEMVGNKARVIFAKGCNLTNEPMLAKASGLKVDPVENTRLVKEAVEQVKDADRIIAVMGEPNNWSGEACSRADISLPESQKELLRALLETGKPVVLVLANGRPLTLEWEDSQFSAIVEAWHGGSAAARGLVDVLFGDVNPSGKLTTTFPRSVGQIPLYYNAKKTGRPMNPDDHFTSKYLDITNDPLYPFGYGLSYTTFSYGDLQLDKTSVQGENGVLTASVQVTNTGKLEGEEVVQLYIGDPAASISRPMKELKNFQKISLKPGESRKVSFTITPEDLKFYNSALEYIWEPGLFNIYVGTNSRDVKSAQVTWNK, encoded by the coding sequence ATGAGAAAGATTATATTATCATTCGCCGCTTGTTTGGCACTTGCGGCATACGGACAAAAGCCCGTTCAAGATACGAGAGCGATGGATACGTTTATCGATCAGTTGATGGGTAAAATGACTTTGGATGAGAAGATCGGACAGCTGAACTTGTCCGGTGGGGGTGTTCCCGGCATCTTGAGTGGTTCGGAAGGAGCGGACGAGACGATTCGTCGGGGCTGGCTGGGTGCTACGGGAGGCTCGGAGCTGGAGACGTTCCGTAAATTGCAGGAGATAGCGGTTAAGGAATCTCGCTTAGGAATTCCGCTTTTGTTCGGACTGGATGTGATTCATGGATATCATACGATCTTCCCGATCCCATTGGCTTTGTCTTGTAGCTGGGATACGACGTTGATCGAGCAAAGTGCCCGTATCGCCGCTATCGAGGCCAGTTCAAACGGCGTGACATGGACTTATTCCCCGATGGTGGATATCGCCCGTGACGCTCGTTGGGGACGTATTGCCGAGGGTAGTGGAGAGGACCCTTGGTGGGGTGGAAAGATCGCCGCCGCCATGGTGAGAGGTTATCAAGGAGATGACTTGACGAAAGAGAACACGATCTTGTCTTGCTTGAAGCACTTTGCCTTGTATGGCGCTTCCGAGGCCGGTCGTGATTATAATACGGTGGATATGAGCCGTATCAAGATGTTTAATGAGTATTTCCCGCCTTATAAAGCGGCTGTAGAGGCTGGTTGTGCCACGGTTATGTCTTCCTTTAATTTGGTGGAGGCGATTCCGGCTACGGGTAACCGTTGGTTGTTGACCGATTTGCTTCGTGATCAATGGGGATTCAATGGGTTTGTCGTTTCCGATTATAATTCGATCGGCGAGATGACCAATCATGGTCTGGGTGATACGCAGACCGTATCGGCCTTGGCTTTGCATGCCGGCTTGGATATGGATATGATGACGAACGGCTATATCACGACCTTGAAGAAGTCGTTGGAAGAGGGCCGTGTGTCTCAAGCGGATATTGATCAGGCTTGCCGCCGTGTATTGGAGGCGAAATATAAATTAGGCTTGTTCGAGGACCCTTATCGCTACTTGGACGCGGATCGTGCGAAAAAGAATACGTTCACGGATGAGCATATGAATACGGCTCGCCATATCGCCGGTAAATCCATTGTCTTGTTGAAGAATGACAAGGGTTTGTTGCCTTTGCGAAAGACAGGGACGATCGCCGTGGTAGGCCCGTTGGCGGATAAGAAGGTTGAGTTGTTCGGGACATGGTGTGGTATCGATACGGCGAAGTCGGCTTCCGTAGTGCAGGCTGTGAAGGAAATGGTTGGCAATAAGGCCCGTGTGATCTTCGCCAAGGGATGTAATTTGACGAACGAGCCGATGTTGGCGAAAGCCAGTGGCTTGAAGGTTGATCCGGTGGAGAATACCCGTTTGGTGAAGGAAGCGGTTGAGCAAGTGAAAGATGCGGATCGTATCATCGCCGTAATGGGTGAGCCGAATAACTGGTCCGGAGAGGCTTGCAGCCGTGCGGATATTAGTTTGCCGGAGAGCCAGAAAGAGCTGTTGAGAGCTTTGTTGGAGACCGGTAAACCGGTGGTGTTGGTCTTGGCGAACGGCCGTCCGTTGACCTTGGAGTGGGAGGATAGCCAATTCTCCGCAATCGTTGAGGCTTGGCATGGAGGTTCCGCCGCAGCTCGCGGATTGGTGGACGTATTGTTCGGCGACGTGAATCCTTCCGGTAAATTGACGACTACATTTCCTCGTAGCGTAGGCCAGATTCCTTTGTATTACAATGCTAAGAAAACAGGCCGCCCAATGAATCCGGATGATCATTTCACTTCTAAATATCTGGATATCACGAACGATCCTTTGTATCCGTTTGGCTATGGCTTGAGTTATACGACTTTCTCTTACGGTGATCTTCAGCTGGATAAGACGAGTGTGCAAGGAGAGAACGGTGTATTGACCGCCAGCGTACAAGTGACGAATACAGGCAAGCTAGAGGGCGAGGAAGTCGTACAGTTATATATCGGCGATCCGGCTGCCAGCATCTCCCGTCCGATGAAAGAGTTGAAGAACTTCCAGAAGATATCCTTGAAACCGGGTGAGAGCCGAAAAGTCTCTTTTACGATTACGCCGGAAGACTTGAAATTTTATAACAGCGCGTTGGAATACATCTGGGAACCGGGCTTATTCAATATCTATGTAGGTACGAACTCCCGGGACGTGAAATCGGCGCAGGTAACTTGGAACAAATAA
- the bglX gene encoding beta-glucosidase BglX: MKRLTTFIAGAAVAATLGGCQQPAVSGWKSFSGDKNIERRVDSVLQLMTLEEKVGQMAQYSCNWDVTGPVMTGDYETLLKQGLVGSLFNVYTVDGVRKMQEMALSESRLKIPVLFGYDVVHGYRTIFPMPLAESCSWDLERMRKSAAIAADEASASGIAWTFAPMVDISRDARWGRVMEGAGEDPYLGSLIAKVRVEGFQGGNDWRSLADVNTVLACCKHFAAYGAAEAGRDYNTSELSQNTLMNYYMPPYLAAKEAGVATFMASFNEINGVPSTGNKWLMTDLLRKDWGFNGFVVTDYTGINEMVAHSIVRNDKEAGELAANAGIDMDMTGGIYSQHLVQSVKEGKVSEENIDRAVASILEMKFLLGLFDDPYRYLDNEREKNTIMKPEFLQEARETSARSIVLLKNDNNFFPISKDKNITVALIGPMVKDKINQNGEWAGRGEREESISLFEGLTEKYAGTNVKFIYAEGCDLLTDDSSKFAEAIATARRADIVLAAMGEDFNWSGEAACRTDLKLPGAQQALLKELKKTGKPLGLILVNGRPLDLSWEDQHVDGILEAWYLGTMAGHGMADVISGDYNPSARLTMSFPRTVGQLPLYYNQKPTGRPVPPEAPDTDYKSRYMDVPNTPLYPFGYGLSYTTFAVNSMKLDQNSFTKGGKITVTAEVENTGKVDGETVVQMYIRDLAGSVTRPVKELKGFEKVALKAGEKKQVSFTIDEALLAFYGIDMQKKAEPGDFTVWVGLNSADETNQSSFSLR; the protein is encoded by the coding sequence ATGAAAAGGTTAACGACTTTTATCGCTGGTGCGGCCGTTGCCGCTACCTTAGGTGGATGCCAGCAACCCGCTGTAAGCGGTTGGAAAAGCTTCAGCGGCGACAAAAATATTGAACGCCGTGTAGATTCTGTGCTCCAATTAATGACCTTGGAGGAAAAGGTGGGGCAGATGGCCCAATACTCCTGTAACTGGGATGTGACCGGCCCGGTTATGACGGGGGATTATGAGACTTTGCTGAAACAAGGTCTTGTAGGAAGCTTGTTTAATGTATATACGGTAGATGGCGTACGTAAAATGCAAGAGATGGCTCTGTCCGAGAGCCGTTTGAAGATACCCGTATTGTTTGGTTATGATGTCGTGCACGGCTATCGTACGATTTTCCCGATGCCGTTGGCGGAATCCTGCTCTTGGGATTTGGAGCGGATGCGTAAAAGCGCGGCGATCGCGGCGGATGAGGCGAGCGCTTCCGGTATCGCTTGGACGTTCGCCCCGATGGTGGATATCTCCCGGGATGCCCGTTGGGGACGTGTAATGGAAGGTGCCGGTGAGGACCCGTATTTGGGAAGCTTGATTGCGAAGGTCCGTGTCGAGGGTTTCCAAGGAGGAAACGATTGGCGTTCGTTGGCCGACGTAAATACGGTCTTGGCTTGTTGCAAGCACTTTGCCGCTTATGGGGCCGCTGAGGCCGGACGTGATTATAATACGTCTGAGTTGTCGCAAAATACATTGATGAATTATTATATGCCGCCTTATTTAGCGGCTAAGGAAGCGGGAGTCGCTACGTTCATGGCCTCCTTCAATGAGATCAACGGAGTGCCCAGCACGGGTAATAAATGGTTGATGACCGACCTGTTACGTAAGGACTGGGGCTTCAATGGTTTCGTGGTTACCGATTATACCGGTATCAATGAGATGGTAGCCCATAGTATCGTGCGAAATGATAAGGAGGCGGGAGAACTGGCCGCGAACGCTGGCATCGATATGGATATGACAGGGGGTATTTATAGTCAACATCTTGTACAATCCGTGAAAGAGGGTAAAGTCTCGGAAGAGAATATCGACCGTGCCGTGGCGAGCATCTTGGAAATGAAGTTCCTCTTGGGTTTGTTCGATGATCCATATCGTTACTTGGACAATGAGCGTGAGAAGAATACGATCATGAAGCCGGAGTTCTTGCAAGAAGCTCGTGAGACTTCCGCTCGCTCGATCGTCCTTTTGAAGAATGATAATAACTTCTTCCCGATCTCGAAGGATAAGAATATTACGGTAGCCTTGATCGGCCCGATGGTAAAAGATAAGATCAACCAGAATGGCGAGTGGGCCGGCCGGGGTGAGCGTGAGGAGAGTATCTCTTTGTTCGAGGGTCTGACCGAGAAATATGCCGGTACGAACGTGAAGTTCATTTATGCCGAGGGATGTGATCTCTTGACTGATGATTCATCTAAATTCGCTGAGGCGATCGCTACGGCTCGCCGTGCGGATATCGTATTGGCGGCTATGGGCGAGGATTTCAACTGGAGTGGCGAGGCGGCTTGCCGTACGGACTTGAAATTGCCGGGCGCTCAACAAGCCTTGTTGAAAGAATTGAAAAAGACGGGTAAACCTCTTGGTTTGATCTTGGTGAACGGACGTCCTTTGGATCTTTCTTGGGAGGATCAGCATGTCGACGGTATCTTGGAGGCTTGGTATCTGGGTACGATGGCAGGTCATGGTATGGCCGATGTGATCAGTGGCGATTATAATCCGTCCGCTCGCCTGACGATGTCTTTCCCTCGTACGGTAGGTCAATTGCCTCTGTATTACAACCAGAAACCGACAGGCCGCCCGGTTCCTCCGGAAGCTCCGGATACGGATTATAAATCCAGATATATGGATGTGCCTAACACACCGTTGTACCCGTTCGGTTATGGCTTGAGCTATACGACTTTCGCCGTGAACTCTATGAAGCTGGATCAGAACTCTTTCACGAAAGGGGGCAAGATCACGGTAACGGCTGAGGTAGAGAATACGGGTAAGGTGGATGGCGAGACGGTCGTCCAGATGTATATCCGCGACTTGGCGGGTAGCGTGACCCGTCCGGTTAAAGAGCTAAAAGGTTTCGAGAAGGTGGCTTTGAAAGCGGGCGAGAAGAAGCAAGTCTCTTTCACGATTGACGAAGCTTTGCTGGCTTTCTATGGTATCGATATGCAGAAGAAAGCCGAGCCGGGTGATTTCACGGTTTGGGTAGGCTTGAATTCTGCCGACGAGACGAATCAGTCTTCTTTCTCTCTGCGGTAA
- a CDS encoding family 43 glycosylhydrolase gives MKLLSKYIFSALFLAASGGSATAQSMRANTYCNPLNVDYTYMIYNSSNNLSYRSGADPAVVEFRGEYYMFVTRSHGYWHSKDLLNWDFITPGKNWYPQGSNAPAAHNYKDSVLYVMGDPSGSMSVLYTDDPKSGNWNATPAILHDLQDPDLFIDDDGQAYLFWGSSNVYPLRGKKLNKDDRFLIEGETVELFGLDMPKHGWERFGENHTDTVLGGYMEGAWLTKHDGKYYMQYAAPGTEFNVYADGVYVADSPLGPYKYQSHNPVSYKPGGFMNGAGHGSTLVGPGGNYWHFASMSLSATVNWERRLCMYPTFFDKEGIMYCDNNFGDYPHYAPAEPGKKGEFTGWMLLSYKKPVKASSYAEGSAPAAQGFTESNRPKTSANFLPANLTDEECKTFWMARTNGDTEWVEIDLEAPAMVYAVQVNYHDHQSNMYGRIPGLRHRYAVEGSLDGQDWVTLVDRRNNYKDVPNDYVQVDNPARVRYVRYKNIEVPTPHLAISDLRVFGIGEGKKPATVKNFKVVRQADRRDAMITWDAVKNSQGYNIRWGIAPDKLYNSWLLYGKNELLLKSLSTDQPYYFTIEAFNENGVSEATKIQEAQ, from the coding sequence ATGAAACTATTATCAAAATATATCTTTTCGGCTTTGTTCTTGGCTGCTTCCGGAGGTTCCGCCACCGCTCAATCCATGCGGGCGAATACGTATTGTAATCCGCTTAATGTGGATTATACGTATATGATTTATAACTCATCGAACAATCTGTCTTACCGTTCGGGTGCGGACCCCGCTGTCGTAGAATTCCGGGGCGAGTATTATATGTTCGTAACCCGTTCGCATGGCTACTGGCATTCGAAAGATTTGTTGAACTGGGATTTTATCACTCCCGGTAAAAACTGGTATCCTCAGGGTTCCAACGCTCCCGCCGCTCATAATTATAAGGATTCCGTGCTTTATGTGATGGGTGATCCGTCCGGCTCCATGAGCGTTCTTTATACCGATGATCCGAAATCCGGTAATTGGAACGCTACTCCTGCTATACTCCACGACCTACAAGACCCGGATTTATTCATCGATGATGACGGACAAGCTTATTTATTTTGGGGCTCTTCCAATGTTTATCCGCTTCGGGGCAAGAAACTGAATAAGGATGACCGTTTCTTGATCGAGGGCGAGACGGTCGAGCTTTTCGGCTTGGATATGCCGAAGCACGGCTGGGAACGTTTTGGCGAGAACCATACCGATACGGTATTGGGGGGCTATATGGAAGGTGCTTGGCTGACCAAGCACGACGGTAAATATTATATGCAGTATGCCGCCCCCGGTACGGAATTCAACGTATATGCCGATGGTGTTTATGTGGCGGACTCCCCATTAGGTCCGTATAAATACCAATCGCATAACCCGGTAAGCTATAAGCCCGGTGGTTTCATGAATGGTGCCGGACACGGAAGTACCTTGGTGGGGCCGGGTGGCAACTATTGGCATTTCGCCTCTATGTCTCTCTCGGCTACGGTGAATTGGGAGCGTCGCCTCTGCATGTATCCTACTTTCTTCGATAAGGAGGGCATTATGTATTGTGATAATAACTTCGGTGATTATCCGCATTACGCTCCCGCCGAGCCGGGAAAGAAAGGAGAGTTTACGGGGTGGATGTTGCTTTCTTATAAAAAGCCGGTGAAAGCTTCCTCGTATGCGGAGGGTTCCGCTCCCGCCGCGCAAGGATTCACGGAATCGAACCGTCCCAAGACTTCCGCCAATTTCCTTCCGGCCAACTTGACGGATGAGGAATGTAAGACATTCTGGATGGCTCGCACGAATGGAGATACCGAATGGGTAGAGATCGATCTGGAGGCTCCCGCTATGGTATATGCCGTGCAAGTGAATTATCATGATCATCAATCGAATATGTATGGACGTATTCCCGGTTTACGCCACCGTTATGCGGTGGAAGGCTCTTTGGACGGGCAGGATTGGGTAACGTTGGTGGATCGCCGGAATAATTATAAGGATGTCCCGAATGACTACGTACAAGTGGATAATCCGGCTCGTGTCCGTTATGTCCGTTATAAGAATATAGAGGTCCCGACGCCTCATCTGGCGATCTCGGACTTGCGTGTGTTCGGTATCGGTGAGGGCAAGAAACCTGCGACGGTGAAGAACTTCAAGGTCGTTCGCCAAGCGGATCGCCGTGACGCTATGATCACTTGGGACGCTGTCAAAAACAGCCAAGGCTACAACATCCGTTGGGGCATCGCTCCCGATAAACTATACAACTCATGGCTCCTATACGGAAAGAATGAATTACTTTTAAAGAGTCTGTCCACCGACCAGCCTTATTATTTCACCATCGAGGCATTCAACGAGAACGGTGTATCAGAAGCGACAAAAATACAGGAAGCCCAATAA
- a CDS encoding DUF2442 domain-containing protein, with protein MSELSKTNGTTTSANNRAEVTHISRNGLILWVKDREYYLPYDKFPWFKRAAVDDVFNVQLLGRERIRWDALDVDLSLSIIANPDKYPLVSK; from the coding sequence ATGAGCGAGTTATCAAAGACAAATGGAACAACCACTTCGGCAAATAATAGAGCTGAGGTAACACATATTTCCCGCAATGGCTTAATATTGTGGGTAAAGGATCGGGAATATTATTTACCTTACGACAAATTCCCATGGTTCAAACGTGCTGCCGTAGATGACGTGTTTAATGTCCAACTATTAGGACGTGAGCGGATTCGTTGGGATGCTTTAGATGTAGATTTGAGCTTGTCTATCATAGCAAATCCAGATAAATACCCGTTAGTAAGTAAATAA
- a CDS encoding prolyl oligopeptidase family serine peptidase, with product MIMKTLRSIFFLSLCLLLSVAGYAGDKASFLKKQFTARDGYQLNYRVLYPRDYNPAQKYPVILFLHGAGERGSDNEAQLIHGGDMFASFENQTKYPAIIIAPQCPAEKTWSEYKGLNAGKEGKRFYPLNAPATQSMAAVKELLDSYIAEGKVDTKRIYVTGLSMGGMGTFDIVMRYPNLFAAATPICGGANLQRLANFKGKTAFSIYHGGSDSVVDVQFSRDANEALKKAGADVRYKEFPGVDHNSWDNAFAEPDYLAWMFQHSL from the coding sequence ATGATTATGAAAACACTTAGAAGTATTTTTTTTCTGTCTCTTTGCCTTCTTCTCTCCGTTGCTGGATATGCTGGTGATAAGGCTAGTTTTTTGAAAAAGCAGTTTACGGCTCGTGATGGTTATCAATTGAATTATCGGGTTCTGTATCCCCGAGATTATAATCCGGCGCAGAAATACCCGGTAATCCTGTTCCTGCACGGAGCGGGCGAACGAGGGTCGGATAATGAGGCCCAATTAATACATGGTGGCGATATGTTCGCTTCTTTCGAGAATCAAACCAAATATCCGGCTATCATTATAGCGCCTCAATGCCCGGCCGAGAAGACTTGGTCTGAATATAAGGGATTGAACGCCGGAAAAGAAGGAAAGCGTTTCTATCCGTTGAATGCTCCGGCCACACAATCGATGGCCGCCGTCAAGGAATTATTGGATAGTTATATAGCGGAAGGTAAGGTCGATACGAAACGCATTTACGTAACCGGCCTATCAATGGGAGGTATGGGCACGTTCGATATCGTGATGCGTTACCCGAACCTGTTTGCCGCTGCCACCCCGATCTGTGGTGGAGCAAATTTGCAACGTTTGGCAAACTTTAAGGGCAAGACGGCTTTCAGTATTTATCATGGCGGCTCCGATAGCGTAGTCGATGTACAATTCTCCCGTGACGCTAATGAAGCATTGAAGAAAGCAGGAGCTGATGTCCGTTATAAGGAATTTCCCGGTGTAGACCATAACAGTTGGGATAACGCTTTCGCCGAACCGGATTATCTGGCTTGGATGTTCCAGCATAGCTTGTAA
- a CDS encoding YitT family protein translates to MKSTLSISSLSRQVLLRETRDYLMIALGMILYGIGWTVFLLPNDITTGGVPGIASIVFWATGFPVQYTYFLINAVLLMLALKILGFKFSIKTIFAVFTLTFFLSLIQELTAGMHLLQDQPFMACVLGASFCGSGIGIAFSSNGSTGGTDIIAAIINKYRDITLGRVMMICDMIIITSSYFVLKDWEKVVYGFVTLYVCSFVLDQIVNSARQSVQFFIISKKYQEIGKEINALHRGVTVIDATGLYTGQEQKMMFVLAKKRQSTTIFRIINDIDPTAFVSQSAVIGVYGEGFDHFKLKKSK, encoded by the coding sequence ATGAAATCTACTTTATCAATTTCTTCCTTATCCAGACAAGTCCTGCTTCGGGAGACACGGGACTATTTAATGATCGCTCTTGGGATGATCCTTTACGGTATCGGATGGACCGTTTTCCTTTTGCCGAATGACATTACGACAGGTGGAGTGCCGGGTATCGCTTCCATTGTTTTCTGGGCTACGGGATTTCCCGTTCAGTACACTTACTTCCTCATTAATGCCGTCTTGCTGATGCTTGCCTTGAAAATATTAGGTTTTAAGTTCAGTATCAAGACGATCTTCGCCGTGTTTACGCTTACTTTTTTCTTGTCCCTTATCCAGGAGCTGACAGCCGGGATGCATTTATTACAAGATCAACCGTTTATGGCATGTGTGCTGGGAGCCTCCTTCTGCGGAAGTGGTATCGGTATCGCTTTCTCCTCGAACGGTAGTACGGGTGGAACGGATATTATTGCCGCTATCATCAATAAATACCGGGATATAACGCTGGGGCGGGTCATGATGATCTGCGATATGATTATTATCACCTCCAGTTATTTCGTGCTAAAGGATTGGGAGAAAGTGGTATATGGTTTTGTAACGTTATATGTTTGTAGTTTCGTGCTGGATCAGATCGTGAACAGTGCTCGCCAGTCCGTGCAATTCTTTATCATCTCGAAGAAGTATCAAGAGATTGGTAAGGAGATTAATGCGTTGCACCGAGGGGTTACGGTGATCGATGCTACCGGGTTATATACGGGGCAAGAACAGAAGATGATGTTCGTGCTCGCTAAAAAACGGCAATCCACTACGATTTTCCGTATCATTAATGATATTGATCCGACCGCCTTTGTATCCCAAAGCGCCGTAATCGGGGTTTATGGGGAAGGATTCGATCATTTTAAACTAAAGAAATCAAAGTAG